The Ananas comosus cultivar F153 linkage group 2, ASM154086v1, whole genome shotgun sequence genome contains a region encoding:
- the LOC109705833 gene encoding transcription factor ILI6-like yields MSSRRPRSPRSSTSRITEDQINNLLSTLQHLLPTSLVGNTNRVSAARLLHDICNYIRSLHEEADHLSERLAELLAATDASSAQADIVRSLPN; encoded by the exons ATGTCAAGCAGGAGACCGCGATCACCGCGTTCAAGTACTTCAAGAATCACAGAAGACCAGATCAATAATCTGCTCTCCACGCTGCAACATTTGCTCCCCACGTCTCTTGTGGGAAACACGAATAGA GTGTCAGCGGCTAGGTTACTACATGACATATGCAACTACATCAGAAGCTTGCATGAGGAGGCAGATCATTTAAGCGAGAGGCTCGCAGAGTTACTCGCGGCGACCGACGCAAGCAGTGCTCAAGCAGATATTGTTAGGAGTCTTCCAAATTAA